The following are from one region of the Halodesulfurarchaeum sp. HSR-GB genome:
- a CDS encoding BCCT family transporter: protein MDSDDQGERDAEWWSKRQEELLYADSDREPGEGNLTGFGIDAHPVVFPISLAMIALFLVGTILLGDTAATAYETINSVINANLGWLYIFSANVFLLTLVYFAASRYGDIRIGGLGARPDYTTFEWMAMLFSAGMGIGLMFWSVAEPMNHLATGGGTMFPFTPNTAEAGRAALGITFFHWGIHPWGIFGLVALGLSFFAFNRGLPLTFRSMFYPLFGDRVFDWPGHIVDLVTVFATIFGLATSLGLGASQINVGLSVVLERLVGTGVPFGAGTQLLIIAAITAITGISVGLGIDKGLKRLSTINVYLMVLLMLFVLAVGPTRYLLEGIIREVGFYIQNLPHMSLFTETFMGPLTDQAGKEAGWQDSWTIFYWGWWIAWSPFVGLFIARISRGRSIRQMILGVLLLPTGFSMAFLGSFGGLAVFTELELGGTIQQTVVEQGSAYAMFELLGAYPLSTITSAAAVGLVVTFFVTSADSGSQVIALVTAGGKLNVSQRQRMLWAIVVGIVAAALLVGGGLNALQTAAITTGLPFAGVILILIYTLYQGLQEEYETLQEIETPPGAAGGSSPSSPVPQTDDD from the coding sequence ATGGACAGTGACGATCAGGGCGAACGGGACGCAGAATGGTGGTCGAAACGACAGGAGGAGCTCCTGTATGCGGATTCGGACAGGGAGCCAGGCGAGGGGAACCTCACGGGGTTCGGGATCGACGCCCACCCGGTCGTGTTCCCGATCTCGCTGGCGATGATCGCGCTCTTTCTGGTGGGCACGATTCTCTTGGGCGATACGGCCGCGACGGCCTACGAGACGATCAATTCGGTGATCAACGCGAACCTGGGGTGGCTGTACATCTTCTCGGCCAACGTCTTTTTGCTGACGTTGGTGTACTTCGCGGCGAGTCGCTACGGCGACATCCGCATCGGGGGCCTCGGAGCACGGCCTGACTACACGACCTTCGAGTGGATGGCGATGCTCTTCAGCGCCGGGATGGGTATCGGCCTGATGTTCTGGAGCGTCGCCGAACCGATGAACCACCTCGCGACCGGTGGCGGGACGATGTTCCCGTTCACGCCGAACACTGCCGAGGCCGGGCGTGCAGCCCTCGGAATCACCTTCTTCCACTGGGGCATTCACCCGTGGGGAATCTTCGGGCTGGTGGCGCTGGGGCTTTCCTTCTTCGCCTTCAACCGCGGGCTTCCGCTCACTTTCCGCTCGATGTTCTACCCGCTCTTTGGCGATCGCGTCTTCGACTGGCCGGGCCACATCGTCGACCTGGTGACCGTCTTCGCCACGATCTTCGGGCTGGCGACCTCGCTCGGACTCGGAGCCTCACAGATCAACGTGGGGCTCTCGGTCGTCCTCGAACGGCTGGTCGGAACCGGGGTCCCGTTCGGGGCCGGGACCCAACTGCTCATCATCGCGGCGATCACCGCGATCACGGGCATCTCGGTGGGCCTGGGCATCGACAAGGGCCTGAAGCGGCTGAGCACGATCAACGTCTACCTGATGGTCCTGCTCATGCTCTTTGTCCTCGCGGTTGGCCCGACGCGCTATCTGCTGGAGGGTATCATCCGCGAAGTGGGCTTTTACATCCAGAATCTGCCCCACATGTCCCTGTTCACGGAGACCTTCATGGGGCCGCTAACCGACCAGGCCGGCAAGGAGGCCGGCTGGCAGGATAGCTGGACGATCTTCTACTGGGGCTGGTGGATCGCGTGGTCGCCCTTCGTCGGGCTGTTCATCGCCCGCATCTCCCGGGGTCGGTCGATCCGACAGATGATCCTCGGGGTCTTGCTGCTGCCGACCGGCTTCTCGATGGCGTTCCTGGGCTCGTTCGGCGGGCTGGCAGTCTTCACCGAACTCGAACTCGGCGGGACGATCCAGCAGACGGTCGTCGAGCAGGGGTCGGCCTACGCCATGTTCGAGTTGCTGGGGGCCTATCCGCTCTCGACGATCACCTCAGCCGCCGCGGTGGGCCTCGTGGTCACCTTCTTCGTGACTTCCGCCGACTCGGGCTCGCAGGTCATCGCGCTGGTGACTGCCGGCGGGAAGCTCAACGTGTCCCAGCGCCAGCGTATGCTCTGGGCGATCGTCGTGGGCATCGTCGCCGCGGCCCTGCTGGTCGGTGGCGGCCTCAACGCCCTCCAGACGGCGGCGATCACCACGGGGCTGCCCTTTGCCGGCGTCATCCTCATCCTGATCTACACGCTCTACCAGGGACTTCAGGAGGAGTACGAGACGCTCCAGGAGATCGAAACCCCGCCCGGCGCGGCCGGTGGGTCCAGTCCCAGTTCACCGGTGCCACAGACTGACGACGACTGA
- a CDS encoding helix-turn-helix domain-containing protein, which yields MSALAEQPSESGESGGIRAEIQLADLRSCPVAQVSKQGVECFNVSKRVDPETGRVTEEFATDADLDGESGLDPVFSYGNQSVYRFQRTFGHDCACELVEEYDCPIVDVQAQDGDLTMVFHAPSMDELRGAVTALRESFPDVDVKRLVSSRDEDGSEDLVFVDRGVLTDRQREVLETAHELGYFQHPKGANAGEVADELDITTSTFTEHLAAAQSKLLDAILEEPEPVGT from the coding sequence ATGAGCGCCCTCGCGGAGCAGCCAAGCGAGTCCGGCGAGTCGGGCGGCATCCGAGCGGAGATCCAGCTCGCCGATCTGCGGAGCTGTCCAGTCGCACAGGTTTCAAAGCAGGGCGTGGAGTGTTTCAACGTCTCCAAACGAGTCGACCCGGAGACCGGGCGAGTGACCGAGGAGTTCGCGACGGACGCCGATCTGGACGGGGAATCGGGCCTGGATCCCGTCTTCTCGTATGGAAACCAATCGGTCTACCGCTTCCAGCGGACCTTCGGTCACGACTGTGCCTGCGAACTCGTCGAGGAGTATGACTGCCCGATCGTCGACGTTCAGGCCCAGGACGGCGATCTGACGATGGTGTTTCACGCGCCATCGATGGACGAGCTCCGGGGAGCCGTGACGGCCTTGCGGGAGTCGTTCCCCGACGTGGACGTCAAACGACTGGTCAGCTCCCGCGACGAGGACGGCAGTGAGGACCTGGTCTTCGTTGACCGCGGCGTGCTCACCGACCGCCAGCGGGAAGTCCTCGAAACGGCCCACGAGCTCGGTTACTTCCAGCATCCCAAGGGCGCCAACGCGGGTGAAGTCGCCGACGAACTGGACATCACCACCTCCACCTTCACCGAACACCTCGCCGCAGCCCAGTCCAAGCTCCTCGACGCGATCCTCGAAGAACCCGAGCCAGTCGGGACCTGA
- a CDS encoding IclR family transcriptional regulator — protein sequence MNEHRGRTHETTDTSLRVLDAVADLEGATVSEIADELDMAVSTAHKHLQTLLGNGLIVKHDDEYQLGLKLYHLGSKAKRREPQFMLAREKTYELAERTREVVNFSVLENGRAITLFDSLDTGTLEGFQRGQYFYLHSTAAGKAMLAEMDESQIDTIVDQWGLPKFTEYTITDRETLCEELEQVRKRGYAVNKQESWENLKAVAVPVTASDGEVLGAMDVSGSPHRISYERSIARTLAKSVDELERALESHTVLESHWNDR from the coding sequence ATGAACGAGCATCGGGGACGGACCCACGAGACCACGGACACCTCACTTCGCGTGCTCGATGCCGTCGCGGACCTCGAAGGGGCCACGGTGAGCGAGATCGCCGACGAACTGGACATGGCAGTCAGTACGGCCCACAAACACCTCCAGACCCTCTTGGGAAACGGCCTGATCGTCAAGCACGACGACGAGTACCAGCTCGGGCTCAAACTCTACCACCTCGGGTCGAAAGCCAAACGCCGGGAGCCACAGTTCATGCTCGCCCGCGAGAAGACCTACGAGCTCGCGGAGCGGACCCGCGAGGTCGTGAACTTCTCGGTCCTGGAGAACGGCCGCGCGATCACCCTCTTCGACAGTCTCGATACCGGGACCCTCGAAGGATTCCAGCGCGGACAGTACTTCTACCTCCACAGCACGGCCGCGGGCAAGGCGATGCTCGCCGAGATGGACGAGTCCCAGATCGATACGATCGTCGACCAGTGGGGACTCCCGAAGTTCACGGAGTACACGATCACGGACCGCGAGACACTCTGTGAGGAGCTCGAACAGGTCCGCAAGCGCGGGTACGCGGTCAACAAACAGGAGTCCTGGGAGAACCTCAAGGCAGTCGCGGTCCCCGTCACGGCCTCGGATGGGGAAGTCCTGGGCGCGATGGACGTCTCCGGTTCGCCCCACCGGATCTCCTACGAGCGCTCGATCGCTCGAACCCTCGCCAAGAGCGTCGACGAACTCGAACGAGCCCTGGAGTCCCATACTGTTCTCGAGTCCCACTGGAACGACCGGTAA